One window of the Colletotrichum destructivum chromosome 4, complete sequence genome contains the following:
- a CDS encoding Putative histone chaperone domain CHZ — translation MEEIDLNNIVEGGRRTRGRVIDFAKAAEENPAEDDEDDEDDDFQAPDDSRMDED, via the coding sequence atGGAGGAGATTGACCTGAACAACATTGTCGAAGGCGGTCGTCGCACCCGCGGCCGTGTCATCGACTTCGCaaaggccgccgaggagaaccctgccgaggacgacgaggatgacgaggacgacgacttcCAGGCACCCGACGACTCCCGGATGGATGAGGACTAG